GCCAAAGTGCCAAAGTGCCAAAGTTCCAAAGTTCCAAAGTTCCAAAGTTCCAAAGTTCCAAAGTTCCAGTGTCCCCCACCCCCCGCTAGTCGTGACAAGAAAAGTACGATGTAATTCATCGCTAATAGCAAGTAGGTGTGCCGCCAAACACACAATAGCGATGTTTATGATCGTACTTGCTACACAATAGGCTCTGCATCTGATCATTTTCGTCGAAGTAGAATGTTTTTCATCGCTAATAGCAAGTAAGGGCACCTCCAAACACACATTAGCGATGATTATGATCGTACGTGTTCACCCAGTGTGCTGCAGTTGTTCATCTCCGTAAGCTCGAGGAAGAAGCGCTTTTACTTGCTGTCTTCCTTAATCTCGTATACGCTTGTAAGATCGGCTTTGTAAAGGCGGAATAAATATCATGGTTCAAGAAATGATTGTCGTTGAAGGTAAGGACGATACAACGGCTGTTAAGCGTGCTGTGGGCGCGGATACAATTGAAACTGGCGGTTCTGCCATAGGAGAAGACGTGCTTCGTCGTATTGAGCTGGCACAAGCCCGTAGAGGAGTCATCATACTGACTGATCCCGATGCCCCGGGAGAGCGCATTCGTAAGATCGTAGCGGAGCGTGTGCCGGGCTGCAAGCATGCTTTCCTGACGAAGGATGAGGCTAGAGGGCGCAGGGGAATCGGCGTAGAGCACGCTTCAGATGCAGCTATTCAAAGAGCGCTTGAGGTTGTGCGAAGTCCAGAGGGCGATTCTGGGGAGCTTGGAGAGATTGAATGGAACGA
This portion of the Cohnella abietis genome encodes:
- the rnmV gene encoding ribonuclease M5 translates to MVQEMIVVEGKDDTTAVKRAVGADTIETGGSAIGEDVLRRIELAQARRGVIILTDPDAPGERIRKIVAERVPGCKHAFLTKDEARGRRGIGVEHASDAAIQRALEVVRSPEGDSGELGEIEWNDLLDTGLIVQPSSARRRERMGELLGIGYANGKQFYKRCLMFRITRVEFLAALEQLEREGL